A window of Hemibagrus wyckioides isolate EC202008001 linkage group LG03, SWU_Hwy_1.0, whole genome shotgun sequence contains these coding sequences:
- the tsnax gene encoding translin-associated protein X: MSKREGDGCGRKRKTESAQKTEECVDRSSPVIEAFKLFQQELDTKHDKYERLVKLSRDITIESKRTIFLLHRVTSVPNVEEILNEANIRLDAVRQKIGHVAEELGEDDLYQFHKAFMPGIQEYVEAVSFNHFIKHRTLISLEEINACLVFMRDEKTETKVCGRGLWPGACVLTFQVTPTDYLLGVADLTGELMRMCISSVGNGDVDTPFELSNFLRQIHDGFSYIGNVGPYEVSKKLHTLRQSLGKVEDACYTLRVRGSEIPKHMLADVFSNRAAVLEEDDGAV; the protein is encoded by the exons ATGAGTAAAAGAGAAG GAGATGGATGTGGCCGAAAAAGGAAGACAGAATCAGCGCAGAAAACAGAGGAATGTGTGGATAGGTCATCTCCTGTGATTGAGGCATTCAAAT TGTTTCAACAAGAACTTGACACCAAGCATGACAAATATGAGCGCCTTGTCAAACTCAGCCGAGACATTACAATTGAGAGCAAGCGGACAATATTTCTGCTGCACAGAGTGACGAG TGTACCCAACGTTGAGGAGATTTTAAATGAGGCAAACATCAGACTGGATGCTGTGAGGCAGAAGATTGGTCATGTAGCTGAGGAGCTTGGAGAAGATGATCTCTATCAGTTCCACAAAGCCTTCATGCCAG GTATTCAGGAGTATGTGGAGGCGGTGTCCTTCAATCATTTCATTAAGCACCGTACCCTGATCAGTCTGGAGGAGATAAACGCCTGTCTTGTATTCATGAGAGATGAGAAGACAGAAACAAAG GTTTGTGGCCGGGGTTTGTGGCCAGGAGCATGCGTGTTAACATTCCAAGTAACGCCGACCGACTACCTTCTGGGTGTGGCTGATCTGACTGGTGAGCTGATGCGCATGTGCATCAGCAGTGTTGGAAATGGTGATGTGGATACACCCTTTGAGCTCAGCAACTTCCTGCGGCAGATCCATGATGGCTTTTCTTATATTGGTAATGTGGGTCCCTATGAGGTCTCTAAAAAGTTGCATACTCTCAGACAGAGCCTTGGTAAGGTGGAGGATGCCTGCTACACACTCAGAGTGCGTGGTTCAGAGATTCCCAAACACATGTTAGCGGATGTTTTTTCAAACAGGGCAGCAGTGTTGGAGGAAGATGATGGAGCAGTATAG
- the gpatch11 gene encoding G patch domain-containing protein 11, with amino-acid sequence MSSEDDDYMSDAFLNPLLDVRPGMPMVKRLKETLRRETLHKEKNILNQQKSYKEKEKNRRDAALQNSLSSENKGFALLQKMGYTAGQGLGKEGTGRVEPLPLNIKTDRGGIGMEEQKKRKAEEKLTNYRKRLQVRQHMEKKSLEDFRDRKRTEREHRETEGDLRKSQWACEQLDKQKGIIVPKDSWYWPEVVKNQEAEHEEPITEGSKDDMELTSLEKLQFITSYLRSVHFYCIWCGTAYSDEEDINTNCPGCTASKHDE; translated from the exons atGTCGtctgaagatgatgattatatgTCTGATGCTTTCCTTAACCCATT ATTGGACGTTCGGCCTGGCATGCCAATGGTGAAACGTTTAAAGGAGACTCTGAGGCGAGAGACTTTGCACAAAGAGAAGAATATTCTTAACCAGCAGAAAAGCTacaaggaaaaagagaagaatagACGAGATGCTGCTTTGCAGAACTCTCTAAGCAGTGAAAATAAAGGGTTTGCCTTACTGCAGAAAATGGGCTATACTGCAGGACAAGGTCTGGGAAAAGAAG GTACCGGACGAGTTGAACCACTTCCCCTTAACATAAAAACTG ACAGAGGGGGCATTGGAAtggaagaacaaaagaaaagaaaagccgAAGAGAAGTTAACAAATTACAGAAAAAGATTGCAAGTGAGGCAGCATATGGAGAAGAAGTCTCTTGAGGATTTCAG AGACCGCAAAAGAACTGAAAGAGAACATCGTGAAACTGAGGGAGACTTGAGGAAGAGTCAGTGGGCCTGTGAACAGCTGGACAAACAAAAG GGAATAATTGTACCAAAGGACAGTTGGTACTGGCCTGAAGTAGTTAAGAATCAAGAGGCAGAGCATGAAGAGCCCATCACTGAAGGAAGTAAAGACGATATGGAATTGAcg TCATTAGAGAAGCTGCAGTTTATCACATCATACCTGAGGAGTGTGCATTTCTACTGCATATGGTGTGGGACAGCATATAGTG ATGAGGAGGATATAAACACGAACTGTCCTGGTTGTACAGCATCAAAACATGACGAGTGA